One segment of Pyricularia oryzae 70-15 chromosome 3, whole genome shotgun sequence DNA contains the following:
- a CDS encoding hydroxyisourate hydrolase: MAAPTQTKDLITCHVLDQTRGQPARGMRVRLELTPSTSSFAPNSSSSSTSNINNNNADAPTATLHHHHHPSAPAKTFESQTDDDGRVKTWLPYSADNDSGEVPVYTLDDVLGELAAAGKSRWTLRFDTGSYFGAGNTFFPEVAVVFEVQPGQNYHVPLLLSPYGYSTYRGS, translated from the coding sequence atggcagCTCCAACACAAACCAAAGACCTTATAACCTGCCACGTCCTCGACCAGACCCGCGGTCAACCCGCGCGGGGTATGCGCGTGCGCCTGGAGCTGACGCCCTCGACATCCTCTTTTGCGCCCAActcatcatcttcatctaCTTCAAACATCAATAACAACAACGCCGACGCCCCCACGGCAACactccaccaccaccatcacccGTCAGCGCCGGCAAAGACTTTCGAGTCTCagaccgacgacgacggccgcGTCAAGACTTGGCTGCCCTACAGCGCCGACAACGACAGCGGCGAGGTCCCGGTCTACACTCTCGACGATGTCTTGGGGGAGCTGGCCGCCGCTGGCAAGAGCAGGTGGACCCTGAGGTTCGACACGGGCTCCTACTTTGGGGCAGGCAACACCTTCTTTCCCGAGGTCGCTGTCGTTTTCGAGGTCCAGCCCGGCCAGAATTACCATGTTCCGCTGTTGCTGAGTCCTTACGGGTACAGCACATATCGTGGAAGCTAA
- a CDS encoding ATPase GET3 produces the protein MSTALIDVDSMEPSLQSILDQKSLRWIFVGGKGGVGKTTTSCSLAIQLAKVRRSVLLISTDPAHNLSDAFSQKFGKEARLIDGFTNLSAMEIDPNGSMQDLLAGQGADEGGAAADGMAGMGGMMQDLAFAIPGIDEAMSFAEVLKQVKSLSYETIIFDTAPTGHTLRFLQFPSVLEKALAKVSQLSSQYGPLLNGFLGGQGQLPNGQSLPEMMEKLEQLRETISEVNTQFKDENLTTFVCVCIAEFLSLYETERMIQELASYNIDTHCIVVNQLLFPKKGSKCDHCDARRRMQKKYLDQIEELYDEFNVVKMPMLIEEVRGKEKLEKFSEMLVKPYVPPEADE, from the exons ATGTCGACCGCCCTCATTGACGTCGACTCCATGGAGCCGTCGCTCCAGTCCATTCTCGACCAAAAGTCCCTGCGATGGATCTTTGTGGGCGGCAAGGGAGGCGTGGGCAAGACGACGACGTCGTGCTCCCTGGCCATCCAGCTCGCCAAGGTGCGCCGCAGCGTCCTGCTAATCTCGACCGACCCGGCCCACAACCTGTCGGACGCCTTTTCGCAAAAGTTTGGCAAGGAGGCTCGCCTGATCGATGGCTTCACCAACCTCAGCGCCATGGAGATCGACCCCAACGGTAGCATGCAGGACCTGCTGGCGGGCCAGGGCGCCGACGAGGGTGGTGCGGCCGCCGACGGCATGGCCGGCATGGGTGGCATGATGCAGGACCTGGCCTTTGCT ATCCCAGGAATAGACGAGGCCATGTCATTCGCCGAGGTCCTCAAGCAGGTCAAGTCACTATCGTACGAGACCATCATCTTCGACACGGCACCTACAGGCCACACCCTTCGCTTCCTGCAGTTCCCGTCCGTCCTCGAAAAAGCCCTGGCCAAGGTCTCGCAGCTGTCGTCGCAGTACGGCCCCCTGCTCAACGGTTTTCTCGGCGGCCAGGGCCAACTGCCTAACGGCCAGTCGCTGCCCGAAATGATGGAGAAGCTGGAGCAGCTGCGCGAGACCATCTCCGAGGTCAACACGCAGTTCAAGGACGAGAACCTGACGACTTTTGTGTGCGTGTGCAtcgccgaattcctgtcccTGTACGAGACGGAGCGCATGATCCAGGAGCTGGCCAGCTACAACATCGACACTCACTGCATCGTCGTCAACCAACTCCTCTTCCCCAAGAAGGGCAGCAAGTGTGACCACTGCGACGCCAGGCGCCGCATGCAAAAGAAGTACCTCGACCAGATCGAGGAGCTCTACGACGAGTTCAACGTCGTCAAAATGCCCATGCTTATCGAGGAGGTTAGGGGTAAGGAGAAGTTGGAGAAGTTTAGCGAGATGCTGGTCAAGCCTTATGTGCCCCCTGAGGCAGACGAGTAG
- a CDS encoding MSF1 domain-containing protein yields MVLTHTTNHTYSHPFPTVTLAFFLRYCSPQINPFAAHVLSTDTISSHVDADGRLHTTRIHLKKSRLPGAVFKLLPTSITGGGSNNKASYVLETSIVDIREGWMKTESRNLNFVGVLSVVEKQTYTTPTEANNNATTTNVETNVVFRSRLGEKLREKIGQSQQQQEPREGWFSRLGTKGIQRSIENMASTKTLDQLGKSREGMLVVLERLRNTGLVNIMELTRRAKEAQSGTV; encoded by the coding sequence ATGGTTCTCACCCACACAACCAACCACACATACTCCCACCCGTTTCCAACTGTAACCCTTGCCTTCTTCCTCCGCTACTGCTCGCCGCAGATCAACCCTTTTGCGGCCCATGTACTCAGTACCGATACAATCTCGAGCCACGTGGATGCCGATGGCAGACTACACACAACTCGCATCCACTTGAAAAAGTCACGTCTGCCTGGGGCCGTCTTCAAGTTGCTTCCAACGAGTATTACCGGCGGCGGGTCAAACAACAAGGCATCATATGTGCTCGAAACGAGCATCGTAGACATACGAGAAGGTTGGATGAAGACTGAGAGTCGAAATCTCAACTTTGTCGGAGTTTTATCTGTCGTGGAGAAGCAGACATACACCACACCGACCGAGGCAAACAACAATGCTACTACCACCAACGTCGAAACAAATGTTGTCTTTCGGTCTAGGCTTGGGGAGAAGCTTAGGGAGAAGATCGGACAgtcacagcagcagcaagagcCTCGAGAGGGCTGGTTCTCGCGTCTTGGGACCAAGGGCATCCAGCGGAGTATCGAGAACATGGCGTCTACCAAGACCCTGGATCAGCTTGGCAAGAGTCGCGAGGGTATGCTGGTGGTGCTCGAGAGGTTGCGTAATACCGGCCTCGTCAACATAATGGAGCTTACCAGAAGAGCCAAGGAAGCGCAGTCCGGCACAGTCTGA